A stretch of the Glandiceps talaboti chromosome 23, keGlaTala1.1, whole genome shotgun sequence genome encodes the following:
- the LOC144453006 gene encoding LOW QUALITY PROTEIN: serine-threonine kinase receptor-associated protein-like (The sequence of the model RefSeq protein was modified relative to this genomic sequence to represent the inferred CDS: substituted 1 base at 1 genomic stop codon) produces MXLFVYSMFIDQRTLSKMAAIKQTPLTCSGHTRPVVDLSFSKITPNGYFLISACKDGKPMLRQGDTGDWIGTFLGHKGAVWGATLSNNGEHAATGAADFTAKVWNAISGDEVHSFTHKHIVKSVDFSQDGNQLLTASNEKLLRIYDLNKPEADPKVFSGHTENLKDALWCLDGKRIVSSAEDKSVRIWDVDTQTEIKKLDFDNINLNLDLSNDGTILIVAHGNNISFYNSESLEEIKSYTIPSPVYSATLHPDKHCFLAGGEDFKIYKFSYETGDELECYKGHFGPVHCVRFSPDGELYASGSEDGTLRLWQTTVGKTYGLWRCVLPNETNGAETPNPPIVKAEA; encoded by the exons AGAGGACGctttccaaaatggctgccatcaAGCAAACCCCACTCACATGTAGCGGACACACACGGCCAGTTGTTGATTTGTCCTTCAGCAAAATAACCCCGAACGGATATTTTCTGATTAGCGCATGTAAAG ATGGGAAGCCAATGCTACGTCAAGGTGACACTGGTGACTGGATTGGGACATTTCTAGGCCATAAAGGTGCTGTGTGGGGTGCTACACTTAGTAACAATGGTGAACATGCTGCAACAGGAGCAGCCGATTTCACAGC GAAAGTGTGGAATGCTATATCTGGAGATGAAGTCCATTCCTTTACTCACAAACATATTGTCAAGAGTGTAGACTTCTCCCAA GATGGCAACCAGCTTCTTACCGCAAGTAATGAAAAACTTCTACGAATATATGACTTAAACAAACCAGAAGCTGATCCAAAAGTCTTTAGCGGTCATACCGAAAATTTGAAGGACGCCCTCTGGTGTCTAGACGGGAAAAGGATTGTGAGTTCAGCTGAAGACAAATCGGTCAG AATTTGGGATGTGGACACGCAGACAGAGATTAAAAAACTAGATTTTGACAACATTAACCTCAATCTTGATTTAAGTAATGACGGAACCATTTTAATTGTTGCTCACGGcaacaacatttcattttacaacaGTGAGAG TCTTGAAGAAATCAAATCCTACACTATACCATCACCTGTATACTCTGCTACATTACATCCCGACAAACATTGCTTCCTGGCTGGTGGCGAAGATTTTAAGATTTACAAATTTAGTTATGAAACAGGTGATGAGTTAG AATGCTACAAAGGCCACTTCGGTCCCGTACACTGTGTACGATTTTCACCAGACGGTGAACTGTATGCGAGTGGCTCTGAAGATGGCACTCTACGACTATGGCAAACTACAGTGGGCAAAACATATGGCTTATGGCGTTGTGTTCTACCAAACGAAACTAATGGAGCTGAGACGCCTAATCCTCCAATAGTGAAAGCAGAAGCCTAA